TCCCGCGCCGCCCTGCTCGCGGCTGAGGCGGACGAGTTCGGCGGCGTCGCCCCCGCTCATCATGCGGGCGAGGCGCTCGGCCTGGCCGGGGTCCGCCGGGGCGCCGATCTTGATGCCACCGGTGGCCAGGCCGGAGACCAGCGGGTTGACCGGCAGGTTGCCCTGGACGAGCCCGTCGTGGTTGCCGAACGCGGCCAGCCACGGCGCGTCGAGGCCGGTCGCCTGGAACGGGCGGCGCGCGGCGTCGATCAGGCCGTGCACGCGCGGGAAGCCGTACCGGGTGCTCGGCAGGTCGGCCTCGGCGCCGGGCGGCGGGCCCTCGGGATGCCAGAACGCGCGGTCGTAGGACGCCCAGTCCATGACGCCCTCGTAGCGGTTCGGGTCGCCGGAGTCCGGACGGATGCGCCCGCCGTCCAGCAGGTCGATGATCCAGCGGAGCTCGTTGTACTGGACGTTGTCGGCGGCGTCGCCGGTGTTGATGGTGAAGGCGAGGCCGAGCCCGGTCGCCGGTCCGCGGCCGACCTGGTTCACCGCCCGCACCATGGCCTCGGCCACCTGCGTGGAGAGGATCTCCTGCGGCCGGTAGGCGCCCTCGACCGGCAGGACGTCCAGGCCGTCCTTGAGCCGGTCGACGAACTCGACGCGGGCCGGGGACTGCGCGTCGACGATGTGGACGTCGGTGAGATGGCCGAACGCCAGGATGCCGCGGCGGGTGGCGGCCCGGCGCGCGGAGGCGGCGCCGCCGAGGTCGCGGCGCAGCAGGTGCGGCTCACCCGGACCGGTGGTCACCTTGCGGTACCCACCGGCGCCCGCGGCGCCGAGCAGGTAGGTCCGGTCGAGGGTGGTGCCGGCGGCGGGACCGCGCAGCGCGGGCGCCGCCGCGGCGGCGGGGCGCGCGGGGAAGGCGGCCAGTCCGGTGGTGGCGATCCCCGCGCCGAGGGCGGCGCCCCGCAGGACGCGACGGCGGCTGTACTGACGAGTCACAATCGTGAATCAGACCACACCCGACACGTGACATCAATGGCAAAAATGTCACAAATCCGGAGCTCAGCCGCGCACGTGTCCTTCCCCGGTCACCACGTACTTGGTCGACGTCAGCTCCGGCAGCCCCATCGGGCCGCGGGCGTGCAGCTTCTGCGTCGAGATGCCGATCTCCGCGCCGAACCCGAACTCCTCGCCGTCGGTGAAGCGCGTCGAGGCGTTCACCATCACGGCCGCCGAGTCGACCAGCGCGACGAACCGCTTCGCGGCCGGCTGGGACGTCGTGACGATCGCCTCGGTGTGCCCCGAGCCGTACCGGCG
The sequence above is a segment of the Actinomadura coerulea genome. Coding sequences within it:
- a CDS encoding TIGR03767 family metallophosphoesterase, with product MTRQYSRRRVLRGAALGAGIATTGLAAFPARPAAAAAPALRGPAAGTTLDRTYLLGAAGAGGYRKVTTGPGEPHLLRRDLGGAASARRAATRRGILAFGHLTDVHIVDAQSPARVEFVDRLKDGLDVLPVEGAYRPQEILSTQVAEAMVRAVNQVGRGPATGLGLAFTINTGDAADNVQYNELRWIIDLLDGGRIRPDSGDPNRYEGVMDWASYDRAFWHPEGPPPGAEADLPSTRYGFPRVHGLIDAARRPFQATGLDAPWLAAFGNHDGLVQGNLPVNPLVSGLATGGIKIGAPADPGQAERLARMMSGGDAAELVRLSREQGGAGGLFRPVTPDPNRRMLSRAEVVAEHFRTTASLRGHGFTLANLRDGTAYYAFDKGVVRGLVLDTVNPNGYSEGSLDKKQLAWLESQLKAGSSRYLAPDGTVVRHAVKDRLFVLFSHHPIGSLENPLGGDRVLGDEVEALLLRYPNVVLWVNGHTHRNQVIPHARKGGGGFWEVNTAAHIDFPQQSRIVELADNGDGTLSVFATILDSAGPASYGGRLTDPVRLASLSRELSGNDWQDREENRRGEAADRNVELLVPAPF